Proteins from a genomic interval of Ptychodera flava strain L36383 chromosome 7, AS_Pfla_20210202, whole genome shotgun sequence:
- the LOC139136572 gene encoding uncharacterized protein produces MVTDACEKRASYFGKIIVIFCLSPEKTIFFTMSKRRNKVDDMISMNSSGSKATLGRLWCGKDSLLSNSAKRWLFAKLIVVFFVPVGLLLVIMSMAVWQIALEKDNIHHMESQFSNAMLFKDVIAFLQHERCEFTKSNMLNYQHATLESTSLVYRCANVSDIDFPLSSQTLTIDGETFTSREGLREYIYAKAIELNDNSSNSTSVLVYSKAILNLTKQIIEVIKLGKSGSIWQPLMSYLMLIKTQENLEMEKLIGALYFADGTFPSRSFFLLYCKSLSVADMTFIAAKRYSFHFMDIESDCFADAYCPEIVSVTRKEIRVEYLESGNYNITMTEGLEYLNELSIIGDKINQLISSVELLCVEILADLRTSATNNITLDVFALLISIIIVPLTLRTIVNIVRQLQKSVENIAGQTSLLTNEKRKADSLLTQMLPPQVAEDLKSKKPVKAEIYDSATVLFTDVVDFTKYTTMMEPVDVVRMLNSLYSCFDARIKLYDVYKVETIGEVYMCVSGLPTRNGSRHTGEIASLSLHLQRSMSEISIPGHSDIKLKLRAGINTGPVVAGVVGIATPRYCLFGDTVNTASRMESNCLPGKIQISQQTGRCLTELGGFVVVPRGQILVKGKGKMMTYWLVGRRQLSNGTFSRTESVAVGLGK; encoded by the exons ATGGTGACTGACGCATGTGAGAAGCGTGCCAgttattttggaaaaataatcgtTATTTTTTGCCTTTCGCCAGAAAAGACCATATTTTTCACCATGTCGAAAAGAAGaaacaaagtagacgacatgaTATCAATGAACTCATCAGGATCGAAGGCTACGTTAGGTAGGTTGTGGTGTGGTAAAGACTCTCTGTTGTCTAACAGCGCAAAGCGATGGCTTTTTGCAAAGCTCATCGTTGTATTCTTTGTACCTGTTGGCTTACTCCTCGTCATAATGTCTATGGCTGTCTGGCAAATAGCATTGGAGAAAGACAACATCCACCATATGGAGAGCCAATTCAGCAATGCAATGCTTTTCAAAGACGTCATCGCTTTTCTACAACACGAAAGATGCGAGTTTACCAAATCTAACATGTTGAACTACCAGCATGCAACTTTAGAATCTACAAGCTTGGTTTATCGCTGTGCAAACGTGTCAGATATTGACTTTCCTCTGTCAAGTCAAACACTCACAATAGATGGAGAAACATTTACGTCGCGGGAAGGGCTTAGGGAGTACATCTATGCCAAGGCCATTGAATTGAATGATAACTCATCGAATTCTACATCTGTGTTAGTATACTCCaaggccatcttgaatttaacGAAACAAATAATTGAGGTGATAAAACTGGGCAAAAGTGGCAGCATATGGCAGCCATTGATGTCCTATCTGATGCTTATCAAAACCCAGGAAAATCTGGAAATGGAGAAACTGATCGGTGCGCTTTATTTTGCTGACGGAACATTCCCTTCTCGAAGTTTTTTCTTGTTGTATTGCAAATCTCTCAGTGTTGCAGACATGACCTTTATTGCTGCAAAGAGATACTCGTTTCATTTCATGGACATTGAGTCGGACTGTTTTGCTGATGCCTACTGTCCGGAAATCGTCAGCGTGACAAGAAAAGAAATACGTGTGGAGTATCTGGAAAGTGGAAACTACAACATCACAATGACTGAAGGACTGGAATACCTGAACGAACTTAGTATAATTGGTGATAAAATCAACCAATTGATAAGTAGTGTTGAATTGTTATGTGTCGAAATTTTGGCTGATTTGAGAACGTCAGCAACGAACAATATCACACTTGATGTTTTTGCACTTCTAATCAGCATTATCATCGTGCCATTAACCCTCAGAACCATTGTAAACATCGTTCGACAGCTTCAGAAATCCGTGGAAAACATAGCTGGACAGACAAGTttattgaccaatgaaaagaGAAAGGCGGACAGTCTTCTGACTCAAATGTTACCTCCTCAAGTAGCTGAGGATTTAAAAAGTAAGAAACCTGTGAAGGCAGAGATTTATGATAGCGCTACTGTTTTGTTTACTGATGTTGTAGACTTTACAAAGTACACGACCATGATGGAACCAGTTGATGTTGTGCGTATGTTAAATAGCCTGTATTCGTGTTTTGATGCTCGTATCAAGCTATATGATGTCTATAAGGTTGAAACTATTGGCGAAGTCTACATGTGTGTTTCAG GATTACCAACCCGTAACGGAAGTCGACATACTGGGGAGATAGCGTCATTGTCACTTCATCTGCAACGCAGTATGAGTGAGATCTCGATACCAGGGCATTCAGATATAAAACTGAAACTACGGGCTGGAATCAACACAG GACCTGTGGTGGCTGGTGTAGTTGGCATAGCAACACCGCGTTATTGCCTATTTGGTGACACGGTCAACACAGCTTCCAGGATGGAATCAAACTGTCTCC CGGGAAAAATTCAAATTAGCCAGCAAACTGGAAGATGTTTGACCGAATTAGGAGGTTTTGTGGTAGTACCACGTGGACAAATACTAGTAAAG GGTAAAGGCAAGATGATGACGTATTGGTTGGTTGGAAGGAGACAATTGTCCAATGGAACGTTTAGTCGTACTGAGAGCGTCGCAGTGGGTCTTGGAAAGTGA